GGGTCCCACAAGCTCACCAAGTACTGCTGGTTACCTACATTCACAAGGTGTCGGTTACGAAGAATTGCCATATGAATACATTCCAATACCAAAAAAGCAAAATACCTTTTTTCCATCAGTCTtgttcgcataaatattgtgatCATCTCTCTCGGGGCCATAATTCATTAGCCATATtattaaaagacaaaacaagTTACTGGTAAGTAAAAACATCCTActaatcttttttaaatacccttttcttttcatttaaattaattgtttacattttaagtaaattgtctggagtattttgtaaaaaaaatgttaaatttcatttaattcagctcagataaaaattcaatttaataattcaaaCCAAAGATGCTTTATGGATACAGCCTGTGATAGAGAAATGCAAGCATTGTTCTATATTTTGTTCTCTTAAAAACAATGTGTGaagatgaattgttttataaaaacatgagattaaacaaataatgtgaaTAAAATGCCCATCAGTAACTCATAGGTTTGCTTATTTAACTggaaaaatagtattttaaaaatcctAAAACAAAATAGCATGGTGATGACACAAATGCGTACAAATTCGAGTCCATTATTAATTTATACACAAATGATTGCTCACACATTTTGTAATGAAAAGCATTAGATATGTtcgtcttttttatttttagccaagaTAGTCGCAAAGAATATTTCACAAAGAAGgtctttttcattatttaatatactttttCAAGGACATATGgacataaaaacaatatttcacatttaatcTTAGTTAAATACAACCTTACTACCCCAACCCTTCACTGTTTACTACTGGTCCTTATTTGCACATTTTCATCCATTACGTAACTTAATGTGAGTAACTGCCATCCGACTAGAAGTCCTATTCAGACTGCAATCAATCAAACAAGATAATCAACTTCTGACCTTATCTGCAATCGTTTAGTTCCTAAAATCTGAAATCTTCCAGCGTGTTTAACTGCAATTGCCATTTCTCATTCTTAAGGTGGACATAACATGCTGTAAGACCTTTTCACAGTTtcaggggccatattcaatCAAGCCTCTTAGTGGACATTTTCATCTTAGTGACAATGCTTGaatttttaacaacaaatattgTAAGTACACACCACATTTCATCTAATTTATTCATATCCATCTATTAATCCAtctattattatgatttttttgttcatgCTTATTTTCGATGATCTATAAAATAAACTaagaaaaaaaccttttttcacTAAGGTGTTCTATAAAATTAACTTGaagaaaagcattttttttttacaaagttgAAATTGTTCACTACGATACTTAATGAAAAATACCAGCCCTGATCTTCATTTTCATTTAGCTATCCTGCCAATGTTAATTCACAGCAGTAAAAGGAGAAAATACAAAggatttcaataattattaaccTAAATGTTAGTAATATCACAAATATTCTAGCACAATTAAACATCTACAGGTATCTagttaaaacaaatgtcaaacaaaactAACACACTGTCGTTCTGATGTCTAAATACAGCATTGACTACatagttacatatatataagttCCGGAAATCAAACAAACCCTTCAATAATGAAGTAATAATCATTTGAAGGAAATGTTTAgagattatttttaatgaacacAGGAAAACAAGACTTTACAGATCTACAGATAAATAAGCAAGCACACTTCAAGTACACAAAATTTGTGACAAGCTAAAGCATATCATACACATGGGTCTCCCATTTTAATGTTTCGGCAAAACTGACATAAGGTAAAGATGGCGGTTGTAATGCCCCATAATTAAAATACCCGCCCCCATAGagaatatattatcatttaattgtttcatGTTAGTCGTATCAATCTTAAttaattgtttcgtgttaagtCATAGCAATCTTAATTGTTTCGTGTTACGTCATATCAATCttaattgtttcgtgttaagtCATATTAATCTTAATGGTTTCATGTTAAGTCATAGCAATCTTAATTGTTTCGTGTTACGTCATATCAATCTTAATTGTTTCGTGTCAAGTAATATCAAACTTTCAAATCATCGTATGAATATCtgaatttttgtattttataccaGCAGATATATTTAAGCATTGCAAAACAAAAGAAGCATTCATGTATATTTCCAAAACATAAGAAGCAATTATGTATATTTCCTAAATATTATGCCATCCCTGTGTGTATTCGATATCACTATGTAAGAATTGGTCTTTGCAAATAATAATCAATGCTAAACAAGCCTTAAAGTTTTCCAAAGgatcaaattatttttacttatatCCCAAATTAAACACTTCCTAACTTGACAACAATATTAGTACATTTCATTTCCTGTAAAAATAAGTACATGCACGTTAACTTTTAGAACTATTTGCTTGGAATGCTAGCACAATTATTTTGGTGCTTCATAGCGGGAACGCTATTCGATTACCCATACTCTTCTGTTTTTCCAAGGGGAAAAATCCTTCATATCAAGACTTAACTAACAATTGACCTTTGCCAAAAGATAAAACAGTAACAAACAATAAGTGAAACACTAAAGTTAACACAAACAAAGAATATCAAGCCTACGTAGACTctgtggtcgaaattagcacaagcctgcaagccctgcactgctAAATTGCTTTCCGCTCTCGCTCAAATTCTTGATTTTTATAAAGCAGGGACTGTAAAGACTGTTGTTGCCAAGCATTGTGTAATAATTTGGAGCTTGCTCattcagaagtctaatttcgaaGACTGAGAATCTAATGACAATGTTAGGAGCTGAATTGTGATGCACACTGGTTTTGTTAACATAGTTTGTCCCTAAATATCAGGGAGTATTCATATATGACAAGTTCATTGCGCACATTAGCAGCCTCAGTAGCCAATGACCTAGGTTAGGAAGACTATTAGAGTGgtgaaaaaagaaatttgtatcTGCTTTTATTTCCACTGCCACTTAAAGCTCTCATTTTCACCCCTCTTCTAGTATTTATTTCACTAAAAAGTTTACTGGAAAAAAACatgtcacattttatttttatttctgagTTCGGAAAACCGCCTCGTCAACATTTATTATACACTTCACATAAGTACTGTACATCACACAGAACCCAAGTCACGCTGTCCGAGACAATTTAGTAACTCCACACGGACTCCCTTGCCGCTATGAGCTAAGCCAGGGATGCTGTAGACTTTCTCCCGCAGTGGCTCGATGTTCAGGGTCGAACTCCAACATGGGTGTTAGAAAGTCGGAGAAGGCTGTTGCCTCGTCAGGGTCCCACTCGTATTTTTCAGTTAACACATCAAACAATGACCATGGCTTCAACTTGGTGATATTTCTTAGCTCTCCTAAAATATAATGCAGTTAAAAGCAATCAATAGAAGTCCAAATTGTCAAAGCGTacacattttttcattattcagcagtttatatttatttattattaaattccttccttaaaaaaaaaagagCATATGACTTCTACCTGTTGTATTTCAGCTGAAAAAAGGGCATAACTTGACATTAATCAGAATCTGAGTTATGGACCTTGCACGAGTgttttgtctctggcaacatgaataccaagtttcatttgaatagcTTAAACAGTTTTATACTATGGCCTAGGTGAAAGTTTATACACAACAAAATTAAGCAGTatagtctcctgcgaattaggaaatgatttatatattagtttattttccctttaaaagacacaaaaaatatcaatccttggggtgtaaatatctatttcaataaatcatgacagataatatttcatactgatctctgaatgtgatgtaaatcaatgatttccgagttcaattatcaaagaaactttacatcacataacttaataggatgttgaaaatgaaccagtacaggtaaaaagacattctaaaaaaaaaaaaaagatttttttttattgggatTATTTTCtaaagattgggaaaaatatatcttatattttgctttgggaatgggtcctaTAGTTGGACCCGTGGGTACTTAGAAAAAGCCATGGCATGTGTCATGTTTAATTTTCGTAAAAATGTTTGCCTAACCAAATTAAATTTCAGTGTCTGTAAATTGCTTTCcgtttcaaaaatatatgcatttacatTAGCATTAAATTGTCTAGGGTGACTTAAATGGCGACATTACTAGggtgaatgaaaattgagagAAAGCTTTGTTGGGGAAAAACAGCTCAAGGAAGGgatgaaaagagaaaaaaacgtttccaatttttaaaaaattactTTCAGGGTGAGGGATTTGGACCAATAGCAGGTTTAATGGGCTATAagaaattgtttccaaatccATTTATCCATTTCAAGATACTTCTTGTGTTCCAGCATTTTACAATTGTATGCTAGTCTCAAGTTGAAAGCTTTTAATCCTGAAATTAATCTTCCCTGACATGTATGGAATCAAATTTCATTAAAGTTAAATGTTTTCACACTTTGCTGCATACCTTTCCTGTTGAAGAACTCGCGGGAGTATTTTCCACTGAGAGCGATGTTTCGAGGGATGGGTCCAAGGAGCTCTATGATGTGGGCGAGGTGGTCCTCATCCCTGGAATACTCCTCACCGCCAGAATGAGGCTCAAACAGGTAGTCACCTGTCGCCAGCTCAAACGCCTGTAAAAACAGGAGAACATAACTATGTTTTCTAAACAATCTTTATACACATGAGTATAAGAGCATAGAATTGAAAAGtgaatttttttcaaatactgaaaacaaaattattcatCATATTTCATATGGGCTGAGATATCTTGAAACAAGAcatatttgtcaaacattttgcCCCTGAGCAAACTTCATGGGCTTGGGTTCAAACTGTTCTTGTTATTATGCAAACTAAACTTTCAGAAGACTGTTGTGTGTGACAATTTACACGCAAGTTTCACAGTcgtaggtcaaaccattcttgagttattgtggaaataaaaatgtatgtgattAGAGAGATATTactgtttattgattttattcgaggtattatgcccatacacattctgaccaaatttggtgatgattggacaaagacgtcttaatttatttatcaGACAATACTgattattttctataattaaaggatAAGTCTTGAGTGACTTTCTTGTTAAGgctgattttcatatttgtctGAGTTTtgatgcccatacacattccaaccaaatttggtgataattGAACAAAAGGCTTCTAAACTCATTGACGGGACAAGTCTGAgtcatttctataaataaacagcaaatattCTCCAGTGACTCGAGGGATATAGTTGGTTATCAATCTTGTTGCGAGACCTTATGCCCATACACTTTCTCACCAAATTGGGTGAGGATTGGACATAGGCTTCTGAAGTTTTCGGCAGGACCGAGTTTATGCAATTATAAGGATTGGACgataactcttgagtgacttACGGCTGGCTATGAAATATGTCCAAGATATTTTGCCCATTATGACCACATCTGGTAATCATTGTactaaatgcttttaaaatcattgatcTGACAAGACTGAtctttaggtaatttctattaTTTATAGCAATAACACTCGAGTGATATTGCTGGTTATCAAACTGATAAGAGATATCATGCCAATACAattgatgattggacaaatgcttctGAACTTATTGATTGgataacaaacatgaatataCCGGCATATTAAAaaggaattttattttcatattctgggaaaaagtatatgttttagcaTTAGATTTGGGGCTGGAATTCGGATATGTTTGGAAAAAACTCCACTGCATACCATGCACGCCGTGCTCCACATATCGGCAGGGGTTCCATATCCTGCTCCTATCAGTACCTCCAGACAGCGATACTGTCGTGTCTGAATGTCCTCTGTAAAGTGGTGATACTGAAATAGCGAAGGAAATGGTGATATAGAGAACGAAATGGTGATATAGGGAACGAAATGGTGATATAGAGAACGAAATGGTGATATAGGGAACGAAATGGTGAAATAGAGAACGAAATGGTGATATAGAGAACGAAATGGTGATATAGAGAACGAAATGGTGATATAGAGAACGAAATGGTGAAATAGAGAACGAAATGGTGATATAGAGAACGAAATGGTGAAATAGAGAACGAAATGGTGATATAGAGAACGAAATGGTGAAATAGAGAACGAAATGGTGATATAGAGAACGAAATGGTGAAATAGAGAACGAAATAGTGAAATAGAGAACGAAATGGTGATATATAGAACGAAATGGTGATATAGAGAACGAAATGGTGATATAGAGAACGAAATGGTGAAATAGAGAACGAAATGGCTAAATAGAGAATGAAATGGTGATATAGAGAACGAAATGGTGATATAGAGAACGAAATGGTGATATAGAAATAGAGAACGAAATGGTATTACTGAAATAAAGTACAAGTTATGATACTGAAATAGAGAAAAAGTTGTGATACTGAAATTGAGGAATGAATGTGGATGATACTGGTGGTGGTGAtactggtttttttttttagttatcgccaagattaaaaaaaatttgcATAATAACACAGACTATGacaatacaatatgttttttcttAGATAAACAAATGTTCAACTCATCCCAAggtaatttaaatttaagattgaaaaaacaaaacaaattgaagtCAGTGCTTTTAAGAAACTTAATATGTGTTcattaaaaaatcttaaatgacAGTTCTTTAGTGAtgaaaaatctaaaaaatgttgaaatggtTACCAGTAAATAAACTATAGGGTCTAATACCTCATATAAAGAACAAGCTTTAACGCCTTATACAtcatttttacactgaaatacaCTACTTACAGTCCAGCAGGCATTTCCCAGGTCTGCAATCTTGCACGGTACATCACCAATCTCGCGGACTGGATCCAACCTACGCTCTGTAATATTACCAATTTATGCAATTTAATTCTTTGTATACATCCAACAAACAGGTATTTCAACTATtctgtaattttttttttttattatattatgctGAAAAACTGTGAAGTTGAagataagaaaatatgaaatgttgTCTAAATGAATGTACTACATCTAATGTTTGTTCAAACCTGAATATCCTtccatttaattaatttgaaagatatatTCCTTATGAAAACCCATACCTGGGACAGCAGTCATTGTGCCATCTCCGTCACCTTTTTCTTCCTGCTCATCAAACATATTAGGAGGGGGTGGCATTACGACAGGCCCCGCATCCTGGCCGCCCTGATCCATAGGGGCAGCATCATCACAGATAGCAGCAGTACCGTCGGCAGCAGCACGAACCTCGTCCCTACCCCTATCAGCCGACGGCTCCTCCTTTATGGGAGAATCATGTCCGTTACACTGTGTCGACTCCGACACTGACACACTTATAGAATCACCACTCGTTGATGTGGAAATGCCTTTGGTTGTTTCGACAGACGGAGATTCAAGCTCAGGGACAGCAGGGTCCTTGATTTCCAGGTTTTTCTTCCGGTCATCAAGGTTGTTTTGCAGAGATTCTGAAGAGTTCTTAAGGTTTTCTTTCTGTTCCCTTAGACTTGCCTTGTCTAATGTGCCTGGAAAGAAAATATGcacaatgaatgaaataaaggCGGTCATAAATTCTTACTTAATTGATACCATTAAgtttacaattttcaatttcCACATCAAGATTTTAGCTTCTTGTACATGAATCACATTAAACACTGACTAACATATAAAGTTGACATTTTCCAGGGCACTTAATGAACTTGTAATGGTTGAAGTTGATGTCGGAATTGTGAGCAAATGGGGGAAATTAAAAGTACATTTCTCATTAAGATCAAAATTCTTCTATGCAAAATCATTCTACActcttaaacatttatttttatctagTTGCAAATGAAATACGTCAGCAAAAGCAGCTATAGACCTGTGTCATTGGATTTGTTGGGGTTGGCATTGTTGTTCTGCTGACTAAGAACGTTGATGTCGTTCTCATGGTTAATGGTGATGTTCACGGTGTTATCCACCGTCGTGATCTGGGCGGTCCCATCCGGCTTGACAGCAGCAGGGGTCACAGGGTCGGTTGTTGGATCGCTGGTGGGGCTGTCAGGTGTGTCACACCCTTCGTCACCGTCACACACGACGCTGTTGCGCTTGCTGCTGTTGTTACTATCACAGGTTGGCTCAGTATTATTGTTGCTTGTGGATATTAGGGACCGCTGAAAGCAAACAATAATAGTTTAAAGagtaatcaacattttaatctaaaactgtttttttttttttttaaacagaaagaTACTTTAGATTGtatacaatttaattagttGTCTACttgataaatatctttatagtaaatagaaaatgaaatgttaatcaGAATTGAAAATAGCTCCAAAAATATCATCATCTGAGAATATTAGTTTGAGCAGAACTATGTATCACCAAAATGTAGGTCTGCTCATACATTGACATCACCCGACTGACCAAACACACTTAAGTATGTTCTCATTAATAAAGGACTAAGCGCAGGCTCAAAGCTTTAAGCCATTAGATAAGAAGCCCTCAGTAGGATGAAATACCCTTTTATGAACACAAAGGTGGTTCAATCAATAATCCAAAAAATATAATCCTTTCCATCACATtaagataatgaataaaacattcaaaataaaacaaaagtgtaCAACAAAAGGACTACACCAAAATGTCAATTAATCtagcaaaacaaaacatcattaggaaaacaattaataaacacAAGTTGTTCACTTTAACCTTAGAGAgatgaaattttgaaaagatTTTGTTGCAGGTTCTCTATGTCTCAAACAAAATCCcctgaatatatttgttttcatggcCGTTTAAATCATACAGTTCCCATAAATTAATAGTACAGAACTGATCTAGTACAGCATGAAAATTTCAGCAATTCATATTGATACCGGGTATTTCATCAATATGAAATAATCATGCAgatttgaaaaacagacaaaactTTCAACAAATTGGTAACCATCCATATGATGAggattaaatattaaatttgactTTAATACCGGTAATTGGCAGCACTTTTGCTCTCTTTTATACGGCAACTATGTGCAACATGTTTTCTAtctttatattataacataCTTTAAGAACAGTATGTTATACTTTGCCACTATCTTATATGGCGACAATGTATGTAATGTTTTTCTACCTTAGCGTCTGGAGACTCGTTTGCTTGATCTGTGTCATCTACAGGCTGTGTAAGATAAACAACCAGTGTTGAAAGGTAGAAATAAAGCTTCTACATGAACTTGACAAACAACAGTACCAGATTAGTAATGGGCAGTTAGATTTCAAGGTCAAATCGTCAAAAAAGAATTGGTAATCAAACTAATTTAAAGGCCAAGGGGTCAGACTGAAAAACCTTAGACcaaatgaaaaagttgtttgtttccactaacatcTCCCCCTAAAAcagggtaggtaggtaggcataactcttttctttttccttttttgagAACTGGGATTCTGTACAAAACTGATCgatatcagggtatatcactattgtagaaaaaaatagaaaagaaatggtcaaattttaacatgttcgcTCAAAAATTGCACATTTTTTAGGTAATTACGAAAAAGAATCCAAGCTACGGCAAAAAAGCGTAGGGTTGggaggaaaaaaaatgttcgtCCAGTTAGTGGAAACAATgtgtaatgcattgaaacattgcaagtaataaatgaaataaaacaaaaattatgccAAGTCAATTCCACTTTAACAAAAGGTCACACGACTAATCATCtttgatttcaaatttatatgagAGGCATAAATTCATATTAAGACGTTAAATTCACTaccaaaaatattcaatttctaAAATTATATCCCTTGAAAACTAAGTATTGTTAGGATTATGTTTTTAGGCTTAAGATAATACTCGAAACGGTTTGGCCCATCACTAATCAGAGTGCAGTACGAAAGGTgcacaaaattaaaaagtataaattcaGCATACACGTCATGTGGCAAGGTatgtaataaatcatttttacaacGAGAGCAGTTCGCACACAACTTGCAGTTGTGAAAATACAGTTCATGAGCAAGTGCTTCATACTACATGTCAGGGCTGTCTTTCTATTGATTTCGGCCACTTTCCCCACCCCTAATACGAAAATATTTCCCCCATTTTTGTGTAACAATCCGCAACAGGATGTCCTGTTTGTACAGAGAAAAATGAAGTTGGGCAAGAAATAGCTAAATAAAAATGGCTGTCCATTAAAACCAGTGAACTTGATATGATTTTAGAAGAAGCAATATTCCACTTTCCCTTGCATCGCCAAAATTCCCTGAAATAGCAGAGCCCCAGTTCCAATACCTCTAATACTGAAAGACAGTCCTGCATGTAAACAAAACCAAGATATATTTCTTGACTTGTGACAGGCATACATTAGAAGTAGAGTAATTTGCTTTTGGCGCCAGCATATGCCAAGGCTTTCATCTAACTGTGCctgtgttaatttttttatgtgaTAGCATGAAATATTGTGAGTGATAGTGTGAAGTGTTGTAAGTGATAGTGTGAAGTGTTGTGAGTGATAGTGTGAAATGTTGTAAGTGATAGTGTGAAGTGTTGTAAGTGATAGTGTGAAGTGTTGTAAGTGATAGTGTGAAATGTTGTAAGTGATAGTGTGAAGTGTTGTAAGTGATAGTGTGAAATGTTGTAAGTGATAGTGTGAAGTGTTGTAAGTGATAGTGTGAAATGTTGTAAGTGATAGTGTGAAGTGTTGTAGGTGATAGTGTGAAATATTGTTTGTGATAGTGTGAAGTGTTGTGAGTAATAGTGTGAGATGTTGTAAGTGATAGTGTGAAGTGTTGTAAGTGATAGTGTGAAATGTTGGAAGTGATAGTGTGAAGTGTTGTTAGTGATAGCATGACATATTGTTTGTGGTAGTGTGAAGTGTTGTGAGTGATAGTGTGAAGTGTTGTATTGAGTGATAGTGTGAAGTGTTGTATGTGATAGTGTGAAGTGTTGTAAGTGGTAGTGAGAAGTGTTGTTAGTGATAGCAAGAAATATTGTTTGTGGTAGTGTGAAGTGTTGTGAGTGGTAGTGTGAAGTGTTGTAAGTGATAGTGTGAAGTGTTGTTAGTGATAGcatgaaatattgtttgtgGTAGTGTGAAGTGTTGTGAGTGGTAGTGTGAAGTGTTGTATGTGATAGTGTGAAGTGTTGTTAGTGATAGcatgaaatattgtttgtgGTAGTGTGAAGTGTTGTGAGTGGTAATGTGAAGTGTTGTATGTGATAGTGTGAAGTGTTGTAAGTGATAGCATGAATTATTGTATGTGGTAGTGTGAAGTGTTGTAAGTGATAGCATGAAATACTTTATGTGTTAGTGTGAAGTATTGTGAGTGATAGCATGAAATATTGTATGTGATAGTGTGAAGTGTTGTATGTGATAGTGTGAAGTGTTGTAAGCGATAGCATAAATGATTGTATGTGGTAGTGTGAAGTGTTGTAAGTGATAGTGTGAAGTGTTGTTAGTGATAGCATGAAATGTTGTTTGTGGTAGTGTGAAGTGTTGTAAGTGATAGTGTGAAGTGTTGTAAGTGATAGTGTGAAGCGTTGTTAGTGATAGcatgaaatattgtttgtgGTAGTGTGAAGTGTTGTAAGTGATAGTGTGAAGTGTTGTATGTGATAGTGTGAAGTGTTGTAAGCGATAGCATAAATTATTGTATGTGGTAGTGTGAAGTGTTGTAAGTGATAGTGTGAAGTGTTGTTAGTGATAGCATGAACTATTGTTTGTGGTAGTGTGAAGTGTTGTAAGTGATAGTGTGAAGTGTTGTAAGTGGTAGTGTGAAGTGTTGTATGTGATAGTGTGAAGTGTTGTAAGCGGTAGCATAAATTATTGTATGTGGTAGTGTGAAGTGTTGTAAGTGATAGTGTGAAGTGTTGTTAGTGATAGCATGAAATATTGTATGTGGTAGTGTGAAGTGTTGTAAGTGATAATGTGAAGTGTTGTTAGTGATAGcatgaaatattgtttgtgGTAGTGTGAAGTGTTGTAAGTGATAGTGTGAAGTGTTGTTAGTGATAGcatgaaatattgtttgtgGTAGTGTGAAGTGTTGTAAGTGATAGTGTGAAGTGTTGTAAGTGGTAGTGTGAAGTGTTGTATGTGATAGTGTGAAGTGTTGTAAGCGGTAGCATAAATTATTGTATGTGGTAGTGTGAAGTGTTGTAAGTGATAGTGTGAAGTGTTGTTAGTGAAAGCATGAAATATTGTATGTGGTAGTGTGAAGTGTTGTAAGTGATAATGTGAAGTGTTGTTAGTGATAGcatgaaatattgtttgtgGTAGTGTGAAGTGTTGTAAGTGATAGTGTGAAGTGTTGTAAGTGGTAGTGTGAAGTGTTGTATGTGATAGTGTGAAGTGTTGTAAGCGGTAGCATAAATTATTGTATGTGGTAGTGTGAAGTGTTGTAAGTGATAGTGTGAAGTGTTGTTAGTAATAGCATGAAATATTGTATGTGGTAGTGTGAAGTGTTGTAAGTGATAATGTGAAGTGTTGTAAGTGATAGTGTGAAGTGTTGTAAGTGGTAGTGTGAAGTGTTGTATGTGATAGTGTGAAGTGTTGTAAGCGGTAGAATAAATTATTGTATGTGGTAGTGTGAAGTGTTGTAAGTGATAGTGTGAAGTGTTGTTAGTGATAGcatgaaatattgtttgtgGTAGTGTGAAGTGTTGTAAGTGATAGTGTGAAGTGTTGTAAGTGATAGTGTGAAGCGTTGTTAGTGATAGcatgaaatattgtttgtgGTAGTGTGAAGTGTTGTGAGTGGTAGTGTGAAGTGTTGTATTGAGTGAATTGTTGTAAGCGATAGCATGAATTATTGTATGTGGTAGTGTTAAGTGTTGTAAGTGATagcatgaaatattttatgtgttAGTGTGAAGTATTGTGAGTGATAGCGTAAAATATTGTATGTGATAGTGTGAAGTGTTGTATGCGattgtgtgaaatattgtaTGTGAAAGTGTGAAGTGTTGTAAGTGATAGTGTGAAATGTTGTAAGTGATAGTGTGAAGTGTTTTGAGTGATAGTGTGAAATGTTGTATGTGATAGTGGGAAGTGTTGTAAGTGATAGCATGAAATATTGTATATGATAGTGTAAAGTGTTGTAAGCGATagcatgaattattttatgtgttaGTGTGAAGTATTGTGAGTGATAGCGTAAAATATTGTATGTGATAGTGTGAAGTGTTGTATGCGattgtgtgaaatattgtaTGTGAAAGTGTGAAGTGTTGTAAGTGATAGTGTGAAATGTTGTAAGTGATAGTGTGAAGTGTTGTGAGTGATAGTGTGAAATGTTGTATGTGATAGTGGGAAGTGTTGTAAGTGATAGCATGAAATATTGTATATGATAGTGTAAAGTGTTGTAAGCGATAGCATGAATTATTGTATGTGGTAGTGTGAAGTATTGTGAGTGATAGTGTGAAATATTGTATGTGATAGTGTGAAGTGTTGTATGTGattgtgtgaaatattgtaTGTGATAGTGTGAAGTGTTGTAAGTGATAGTGTGAAGTGTTGTAAGTGATAGTGTGAAATATTGTATGTGGTAgtgtgaaataatgtttgtgATAGCATGAAATATTGTATGTGGTAGTGTGAAATGTTGTTTGTGATAGTATGAAATATTGTtagagatattaacataaactgTGCAAAGACATGTTTCATGTCAATAACCTAGGTAAACATTTACACAAATGAATGATGTGTACAGAATCAAAATATTTGGCTtcctttt
The sequence above is drawn from the Mya arenaria isolate MELC-2E11 chromosome 14, ASM2691426v1 genome and encodes:
- the LOC128217110 gene encoding LOW QUALITY PROTEIN: SRSF protein kinase 1-like (The sequence of the model RefSeq protein was modified relative to this genomic sequence to represent the inferred CDS: deleted 1 base in 1 codon), with translation MSSKIPRKALAIQARKKRSKAKTRFKDEKKRESRDSGGSAEPRKHDPVYDDDEEEEEILGSDDDEQEDPKDYCKGGYHPVKIGDLLNNRYHIVRKLGWGHFSTVWLCWDLQAKRFVAMKVVKSAQHYTETAIDEIKLLRCVRESDEEDPFRERTVQLLDDFKISGINGTHVCMVFEVLGNNLLKFIIRSNYQGIPLPNVKNIIRQVLQALHYLHAKCKIIHTDIKPENVLICVDETHIRKLAADAYEWQKKGDKLPGSAVSTAPKEKTGRELKMSKNKKKKMKKKAKKQQQLMDLQMQQITEMENEQPVDDTDQANESPDAKRSLISTSNNNTEPTCDSNNSSKRNSVVCDGDEGCDTPDSPTSDPTTDPVTPAAVKPDGTAQITTVDNTVNITINHENDINVLSQQNNNANPNKSNDTGTLDKASLREQKENLKNSSESLQNNLDDRKKNLEIKDPAVPELESPSVETTKGISTSTSGDSISVSVSESTQCNGHDSPIKEEPSADRGRDEVRAAADGTAAICDDAAPMDQGGQDAGPVVMPPPPNMFDEQEEKGDGDGTMTAVPERRLDPVREIGDVPCKIADLGNACWTYHHFTEDIQTRQYRCLEVLIGAGYGTPADMWSTACMAFELATGDYLFEPHSGGEEYSRDEDHLAHIIELLGPIPRNIALSGKYSREFFNRKGELRNITKLKPWSLFDVLTEKYEWDPDEATAFSDFLTPMLEFDPEHRATAGESLQHPWLSS